From Acidobacteriota bacterium, one genomic window encodes:
- a CDS encoding response regulator: protein MQQPFDHNSTLLDLSGRSDLLTFLDVSPLPALVIDRDQRITAANDSARDFLITGEVRLVGARFGDWIRSAERIVWLTENNHSGEKKDRRELCEFACGDGSYAWGEIHGRHLSDGRWLLLINDISARKRAEKSLLASEKQRWKMQRTEALERLAGGIAHDFNNFLAVILLQTDMINLQLSEDDPLVNRVNEIRAVANDAAAIVLQLLAFGRRQAMNPSPIVLNDLLEASSRDFCALLGEEIELILDLDRELGVSFVDAGQIAQALMYLVINARDAMPEGGRVTIKTTNIDKGGRLIHKTQANAEYVQIEVIDTGKGIDPRLIDNIFEPFFSTKGSNRSAGLSLATVYGIVKQSGGFIWVTSIQDGGTTFKIQFPRIDQPKVRAKPANHGKNGSHIDTILLLDDEISVRKVAAEGLRREGFRVLEAANGMDAIDIARTFPDPIDLIIADYCMPVMNGAEAAERIKKYHSSASVILMSGDPGTYREGSKENAYAVFLAKPFSLASLAKIVKDVLRARLPAA from the coding sequence ATGCAACAGCCGTTTGACCACAACTCGACACTGCTAGATCTATCTGGGCGGAGCGATTTACTGACATTCCTCGATGTTTCGCCTCTTCCTGCCCTCGTGATCGATAGGGATCAGAGGATAACTGCCGCGAATGATTCAGCCCGGGATTTCCTGATAACCGGTGAGGTTCGGCTTGTAGGAGCACGATTTGGCGACTGGATCCGATCTGCCGAACGAATCGTGTGGCTAACCGAAAATAATCATTCGGGTGAAAAGAAAGATAGACGTGAACTATGTGAATTTGCATGTGGCGATGGCTCATATGCGTGGGGCGAGATCCACGGAAGGCATCTATCCGATGGTCGATGGCTGCTCCTAATAAATGACATTTCCGCCCGGAAAAGGGCCGAAAAATCACTTCTGGCTTCCGAGAAGCAGCGTTGGAAAATGCAGCGGACCGAAGCCCTCGAAAGGCTTGCGGGCGGCATAGCCCACGATTTTAACAATTTTCTTGCGGTTATCTTGCTGCAGACTGACATGATCAACCTTCAGCTCAGTGAGGACGATCCGCTCGTGAATCGAGTAAATGAGATCAGGGCAGTCGCAAACGATGCCGCAGCGATCGTTCTTCAACTTCTCGCATTTGGTCGGCGTCAGGCGATGAACCCGTCTCCAATAGTGCTCAATGACTTGCTCGAGGCTTCATCTCGTGACTTTTGTGCCCTATTAGGCGAGGAGATCGAGCTAATTCTTGATCTCGATCGGGAATTGGGAGTTAGTTTTGTGGACGCCGGACAGATCGCTCAGGCTTTGATGTATCTTGTGATCAATGCCAGAGATGCAATGCCCGAAGGGGGACGGGTAACGATAAAAACAACAAATATAGACAAGGGCGGGCGACTAATACATAAAACCCAGGCCAACGCTGAGTATGTACAGATCGAAGTAATTGACACGGGAAAGGGTATTGACCCGCGCCTGATAGATAACATTTTTGAGCCGTTTTTTTCAACCAAAGGCTCGAATAGATCGGCTGGCCTAAGTCTTGCGACCGTCTACGGAATAGTTAAACAATCGGGCGGTTTTATTTGGGTAACGAGTATTCAAGATGGTGGAACGACATTTAAGATTCAGTTTCCACGTATCGATCAGCCAAAAGTTAGGGCAAAACCGGCAAACCATGGGAAGAATGGCAGTCATATCGATACCATTCTCCTTTTGGACGATGAGATATCTGTTCGGAAGGTGGCAGCCGAAGGTCTAAGACGAGAAGGCTTTCGTGTCCTCGAGGCTGCAAATGGTATGGATGCGATCGATATTGCCCGAACGTTTCCGGACCCGATCGATCTGATAATCGCGGATTATTGTATGCCAGTAATGAATGGGGCCGAGGCTGCCGAGCGGATAAAAAAATACCATTCTAGCGCCTCCGTAATTCTTATGTCGGGTGATCCCGGAACCTACAGAGAAGGATCGAAGGAAAACGCGTATGCGGTTTTCCTTGCCAAGCCTTTTTCGCTGGCAAGTCTTGCGAAAATAGTGAAAGACGTACTTAGAGCTAGGCTCCCTGCGGCATAG
- the flhB gene encoding flagellar biosynthesis protein FlhB: MERTEKATPKRREDARKKGQIARGAELPAALSFLGALIMLKFLAEDMFNRVGYSLKSAAFSISHLKPLTDAELHILLLEAGKMLILFALPVIMIGFVGVVAGNFAQGGLSFASEALMPKAEKFSPAKNIKRIFGLDSLVNLCKSLVKLIFIAVVAYGVLAPVIEAAPTFVNAPLGTVAVRLSETLYSLALRCGIVLIVLAAADYGYAWYKHEKSLRMSKQDIRDEFKQQEGDPMLKGQRRRAARALAQRRSIADVPTASVVITNPTHFAVALRYDRDKDAAPIVVAKGADTIAAKIREIARDNDIPLIENPPLARALYKVVEPKQMIPVEFFAAVAEILAYVFRQKES; the protein is encoded by the coding sequence ATGGAGCGCACAGAGAAGGCCACGCCCAAACGGCGCGAGGATGCCCGAAAAAAGGGCCAGATCGCGCGTGGAGCGGAACTGCCTGCCGCACTGTCATTCCTTGGGGCATTGATCATGCTCAAATTCCTCGCCGAGGATATGTTTAACCGCGTCGGGTATAGCCTAAAAAGTGCGGCTTTTAGCATCTCGCACCTAAAGCCGTTGACTGACGCCGAACTGCACATTTTGCTTCTTGAGGCAGGCAAGATGCTGATCTTATTTGCCCTTCCGGTGATAATGATCGGATTTGTTGGTGTCGTTGCAGGTAACTTTGCGCAGGGCGGCCTTTCGTTTGCCAGCGAAGCATTAATGCCGAAAGCCGAAAAATTTAGTCCTGCCAAGAACATAAAACGCATTTTCGGCCTCGATTCCCTGGTAAATCTTTGCAAATCGCTCGTTAAATTGATTTTTATTGCGGTTGTCGCCTACGGCGTACTGGCTCCGGTAATCGAGGCTGCCCCCACGTTTGTCAACGCACCGCTGGGAACGGTGGCAGTGCGGCTGAGCGAAACGTTATATAGCCTGGCACTCAGATGCGGGATAGTTTTAATTGTCTTGGCCGCTGCTGATTATGGCTATGCATGGTACAAACATGAGAAGTCTCTACGAATGAGCAAGCAGGATATTCGCGACGAATTTAAGCAGCAGGAAGGCGATCCAATGCTGAAAGGGCAGCGAAGAAGGGCTGCCCGAGCACTGGCCCAACGTCGATCGATCGCTGACGTTCCGACAGCCTCTGTCGTGATAACAAATCCCACTCACTTCGCTGTTGCCTTGCGGTACGATCGTGACAAGGACGCAGCTCCGATCGTCGTTGCAAAAGGAGCCGATACGATCGCTGCTAAGATCCGTGAGATCGCTCGCGATAACGACATCCCATTGATAGAAAATCCGCCGCTTGCCCGCGCGCTCTACAAAGTCGTAGAACCCAAGCAAATGATACCTGTTGAGTTTTTTGCAGCGGTTGCAGAGATCCTCGCCTATGTGTTTCGTCAGAAAGAGAGTTAA